In Rhodothermales bacterium, one DNA window encodes the following:
- a CDS encoding sigma-70 family RNA polymerase sigma factor — MSDEDLMAQFQAGTVEAFDILVSRYKDPLTNYIYRFLGDMKECEDLLQETFLRVYRNRHSYRRIAKYSTWLYTIAGNLARSEYRKRKRRRLYSLQSVNRDDEEYEVEIPDEQFSPDKHTESTIQDRHIQEALKQIPEEFREVVVLRDVQNLAYEEIAEITGLPMGTVKSRINRGRTKLQSLLKEVYSAKEE; from the coding sequence ATGAGCGACGAGGACCTCATGGCGCAGTTCCAGGCGGGGACCGTCGAGGCGTTCGACATCCTCGTGAGCCGCTACAAGGACCCGCTCACGAACTACATCTACCGCTTCCTCGGCGACATGAAGGAGTGCGAGGACTTGCTGCAGGAGACGTTCCTCCGCGTCTACCGCAACCGGCATTCGTACCGCCGCATCGCGAAGTACTCGACGTGGCTCTACACGATCGCCGGCAACCTCGCGCGCAGCGAGTACCGCAAGCGGAAGCGCCGCCGGCTCTACTCCCTCCAGAGCGTCAACCGCGACGACGAGGAGTACGAGGTCGAGATCCCGGACGAGCAGTTCTCCCCGGACAAGCACACGGAGAGCACGATCCAGGACCGCCACATCCAAGAGGCCTTGAAGCAGATCCCCGAGGAGTTCCGCGAGGTCGTCGTGCTGCGCGACGTGCAGAACCTCGCCTACGAGGAGATCGCCGAGATCACGGGGCTCCCGATGGGGACGGTGAAGAGCCGGATCAACCGCGGCCGCACGAAGCTCCAGAGCCTGCTCAAAGAGGTGTACTCAGCGAAGGAGGAGTAA
- a CDS encoding Rossmann-like and DUF2520 domain-containing protein → MTAYAAAFNDPRPSVTVIGAGAMGRVLAARLRERGYPVLAVISRTRDHAEDLAHAVGARIASDSLHDLPAESRLIVCCIPDGKLSEVASRLSRISHPWRKTVVMHTSGALPASVLRPVAEEGARTLSFHPLQALTMTSGPEALEGVYAGIEGEPPSLAAGIEFAVGLGMRYLILSADAKPRYHLAASIASNYLVTLNAVVQQVFQSLDIDRSTAQEVMAPLIHGTLSNLAASSPEEALTGPILRGDLETVHKHGLALRRYLPHLIPVYASLAMETVTLAVRSSRLDPARAEEMLSLLSKMVTMPLPVTHAVREEVGLRREPVRTDS, encoded by the coding sequence ATGACCGCATACGCAGCAGCATTCAACGATCCTCGTCCCAGCGTCACGGTCATCGGCGCCGGCGCGATGGGGCGTGTGCTGGCTGCCCGGCTGCGCGAGCGGGGCTATCCCGTGCTCGCCGTCATCAGCAGGACGCGGGACCACGCCGAGGACCTCGCCCACGCCGTGGGCGCCCGCATCGCATCGGACAGCCTCCACGACCTCCCGGCGGAGTCGCGCCTCATCGTCTGCTGCATCCCCGACGGCAAGCTGTCGGAGGTGGCGAGCCGGCTGAGCCGGATCTCGCACCCGTGGCGGAAGACGGTCGTGATGCACACGTCGGGCGCGCTCCCCGCGAGCGTGCTGCGCCCTGTCGCTGAGGAGGGCGCGCGGACGCTCTCGTTCCACCCGCTCCAGGCTCTCACCATGACGAGCGGCCCGGAAGCGCTCGAAGGCGTCTACGCCGGGATCGAGGGCGAGCCGCCGTCGCTCGCCGCCGGCATCGAGTTCGCCGTGGGGTTGGGGATGCGCTACCTCATCCTCTCGGCCGATGCGAAGCCGCGCTACCACCTCGCCGCCTCGATCGCGTCGAACTACCTCGTGACGCTCAACGCCGTCGTGCAGCAGGTCTTCCAGTCGCTCGACATCGACCGTTCGACGGCGCAGGAGGTGATGGCGCCGCTCATCCACGGGACGCTCTCCAACCTCGCCGCCTCGTCGCCGGAGGAGGCCCTCACGGGGCCGATCCTGCGCGGCGACCTGGAGACGGTGCACAAGCACGGGCTCGCCCTACGCCGGTACCTGCCTCACCTCATCCCCGTCTATGCGTCGCTCGCGATGGAGACGGTCACGCTCGCCGTCCGCAGCAGCCGCCTCGACCCGGCCCGCGCCGAGGAGATGCTCTCCCTGTTGAGCAAGATGGTCACGATGCCGCTGCCCGTCACGCACGCGGTGCGCGAGGAGGTGGGGCTGCGGCGTGAACCCGTGCGTACGGACTCGTAG
- a CDS encoding NAD(P)/FAD-dependent oxidoreductase produces the protein MPTNSSYDAIVIGAGPNGLAAAITLAEAGQRVVVLEANETAGGGVRSLPLTKPGFVHDFGAAVFPLGLGSPFFKRLPLERYGLRWIHPDMPLAHPLDGGRAALLHRSVEATAAGLGRDRAAYRRLFEPLAAAWPKLAEEILQPLVHLPRHLPALAGFGLRAILPIQTLADLAFHDEPARALWAGSAAHAALPFSAVGGSAFGLVLGALGHRVGWPIPEGGAQAITDALVAHLTALGGEVVTGERVTDLVDLPATRAVLADVSPETMLMLAGDRLPARYRSALEGWQRGPAAFKLDYALDGPIPWANPDCARAATVHLGGTLEEIAASERAAADGRPDPNPYVLLAQPSLFDSTRAPGGKHTAWAYSHVPLGSTMDVTATIEAQIERFAPGFRDRVIARNVLPPAALERHDANLVGGDIFGGSQDLWQVAARPVFRPNPYETGVPGLYLCSSSTPPGGGVHGMCGYNAARSALRDVFA, from the coding sequence ATGCCCACGAATTCCTCGTACGATGCCATCGTAATCGGAGCCGGGCCGAACGGGCTGGCGGCGGCGATCACGCTCGCCGAGGCGGGGCAGCGCGTCGTCGTGCTCGAAGCGAACGAGACGGCGGGCGGCGGCGTCCGCTCGCTGCCGCTGACGAAGCCGGGGTTCGTGCACGACTTCGGCGCGGCGGTTTTCCCGCTCGGGCTCGGCTCGCCGTTCTTCAAGCGGCTCCCGCTGGAGCGCTACGGCCTCCGCTGGATCCACCCCGACATGCCGCTCGCGCACCCGCTCGACGGCGGGCGGGCCGCGCTCCTGCACCGCTCGGTCGAGGCGACAGCGGCTGGGCTCGGGCGCGACAGGGCGGCGTACCGCCGCCTGTTCGAGCCGCTCGCCGCCGCGTGGCCGAAGCTGGCCGAGGAGATCCTGCAGCCGCTCGTCCACCTCCCGCGCCACCTCCCGGCGCTCGCCGGCTTCGGCCTCCGCGCGATCCTTCCGATCCAGACGCTCGCCGACCTCGCGTTCCACGACGAACCGGCGCGGGCGCTGTGGGCGGGCTCGGCGGCGCACGCGGCGCTGCCGTTCTCTGCCGTCGGTGGCTCGGCGTTCGGGCTCGTGCTCGGCGCGCTCGGCCACCGTGTCGGCTGGCCGATTCCGGAGGGCGGGGCGCAAGCCATCACCGATGCGCTCGTGGCGCACCTCACGGCGCTCGGCGGCGAGGTCGTGACGGGCGAGCGAGTGACGGACCTCGTCGACCTGCCGGCGACGCGGGCCGTGCTCGCGGATGTCTCTCCAGAAACGATGCTCATGCTAGCGGGCGACCGGCTGCCCGCCCGCTACCGAAGCGCGCTGGAGGGGTGGCAGCGCGGCCCCGCCGCGTTCAAGCTCGACTACGCGCTCGATGGCCCGATTCCGTGGGCGAACCCCGACTGCGCCCGCGCCGCGACGGTCCACCTCGGCGGCACGCTCGAAGAGATCGCTGCGAGCGAGCGGGCCGCAGCGGACGGCCGTCCCGACCCTAACCCCTACGTCCTCCTCGCGCAGCCGAGCCTGTTCGACTCTACGCGCGCACCCGGGGGGAAGCACACAGCGTGGGCGTACAGCCACGTCCCGCTTGGCTCGACGATGGACGTGACCGCTACGATCGAGGCGCAGATCGAGCGGTTCGCGCCGGGCTTCCGCGACCGTGTGATCGCGCGCAACGTGCTCCCGCCCGCCGCGCTCGAACGGCACGACGCGAACCTCGTCGGCGGTGACATCTTCGGCGGGTCGCAGGATCTGTGGCAGGTGGCGGCGCGCCCCGTGTTCCGCCCCAACCCGTACGAGACGGGGGTGCCGGGGCTCTACCTCTGCTCGTCGTCGACGCCGCCCGGTGGAGGCGTCCACGGGATGTGCGGGTACAACGCGGCCCGGTCGGCGCTCCGCGACGTCTTCGCGTGA
- a CDS encoding EcsC family protein, translating into MRLTEYEKQAQREIDRWQHGEASFLQQAIDFAMKPVDWAFDQVVPVDLIDRLSDAIVDGLGVLNDASEWTYEEDDVLDKARARGLDVDTVDDLRDKPLEELDPLAREFVNQNAILAAIEGGGTSLGGPLFIAADIPLLFTINFRVIQQIGGAYGFPLRKPEFKPLVIAIYNVAASGSQQSKSDAVRELSVAAAAFAHDTEYRGRRGSGTFRDQNRHVPRELAKNLAARKLGQLIPVAGAAIGAGVNYWFTDQTAKTSAMLFRALYLERKERL; encoded by the coding sequence ATGCGCCTGACCGAGTACGAGAAGCAAGCCCAACGCGAGATCGACCGCTGGCAGCACGGCGAGGCCTCGTTCCTCCAGCAGGCCATCGACTTCGCGATGAAGCCCGTCGACTGGGCCTTCGACCAGGTCGTCCCCGTGGACCTCATCGACCGGCTCTCCGACGCCATCGTCGACGGCCTCGGCGTGCTCAACGACGCCTCCGAGTGGACCTACGAGGAGGACGACGTGCTCGACAAGGCCCGTGCTCGCGGCCTCGACGTGGACACCGTCGACGACCTCCGCGACAAGCCGCTCGAAGAGCTCGACCCCCTCGCCCGCGAGTTCGTCAACCAGAACGCGATCCTCGCCGCCATCGAAGGCGGCGGGACGAGTCTCGGCGGCCCGCTCTTCATCGCTGCCGACATCCCGCTGCTGTTCACGATCAACTTCCGCGTGATCCAGCAGATCGGCGGGGCCTACGGCTTCCCCCTCCGCAAGCCCGAGTTCAAGCCGCTCGTCATCGCGATCTACAACGTCGCCGCGAGTGGGAGCCAGCAGTCCAAGAGCGACGCCGTGCGCGAGCTGAGCGTGGCCGCCGCCGCGTTCGCGCACGACACCGAGTACCGGGGCCGTCGCGGTTCGGGCACGTTCCGCGACCAGAACCGCCACGTCCCGCGCGAGCTGGCGAAGAACCTCGCCGCGCGGAAGCTCGGCCAGCTCATCCCCGTCGCCGGCGCGGCGATCGGCGCGGGCGTGAACTACTGGTTCACCGACCAGACGGCGAAGACCTCGGCCATGCTCTTCCGCGCGCTCTACCTCGAACGCAAAGAGCGGCTGTAG
- the msrA gene encoding peptide-methionine (S)-S-oxide reductase MsrA, translated as MKTKIVALGLVAVFALTAAACADPAPATEASQTEAQTNAPSQPVSLDTEPTAAADTAIFAGGCFWCMEPPYEKLDGVFSVVSGFAGGTTPDPTYKQVSSGQTDHAEVVRVIYDPEVVSFETLVEVFWHNIDPFAVDRQFCDRGAQYRSVLYYRDAEQQAVAEASYETLDARFDEQIATTVEPVSDFYPAEDYHQDFYRTNPDRYYSYRKGCGRDARLEAIWGDAAGEPGPLG; from the coding sequence ATGAAAACTAAAATCGTAGCCCTCGGCCTCGTCGCCGTCTTCGCCCTCACCGCCGCCGCCTGCGCGGACCCCGCCCCCGCCACCGAGGCATCGCAGACCGAGGCCCAAACCAACGCGCCGTCGCAGCCCGTCTCGCTCGACACCGAGCCCACCGCGGCGGCCGACACGGCGATCTTCGCCGGCGGCTGCTTCTGGTGCATGGAGCCGCCCTACGAGAAGCTCGACGGCGTCTTCTCCGTCGTCTCCGGCTTCGCCGGCGGTACCACGCCGGACCCGACGTACAAACAGGTCTCGTCCGGGCAGACCGACCACGCCGAGGTCGTCCGCGTGATCTACGACCCCGAGGTCGTCAGCTTCGAAACGCTCGTCGAAGTCTTCTGGCACAACATCGACCCCTTCGCCGTGGACCGCCAGTTCTGCGACCGCGGCGCGCAGTACCGCTCCGTCCTCTACTACCGCGACGCCGAGCAACAGGCCGTCGCCGAGGCGTCGTACGAGACCCTCGACGCCCGCTTCGACGAGCAGATCGCGACGACCGTCGAGCCGGTCTCCGACTTCTACCCCGCCGAGGACTACCACCAGGATTTCTACCGCACGAATCCCGACCGCTACTACTCGTACCGGAAGGGCTGCGGCCGTGACGCCCGCCTCGAAGCGATCTGGGGCGACGCCGCCGGCGAGCCCGGCCCGCTCGGCTGA
- the holA gene encoding DNA polymerase III subunit delta, whose amino-acid sequence MAASSPSFDDLAVAFRHGNVKPLYFFYGDEGFLMDELQALLVEHALQPGERDFNFDLFHGPDADARQVLAACMGYPVMAQRRVVVVRSFEKLAENRAFKEYAERPNPTAVVLLLCGSKPNLSAHPYRALREHAVAVEFKPLYDRQMPGWIDARARSMGMTMAPGAAQMLAQEVGTDLRTAAAELDKLTAFVGARTNVTEEDVLTAGGHLREFNVFELQKAVGEGDRQRATAIVERLLQQAASRRGEALMVVTMLSRYFVKLRKLQAGLARRVPQQELARHIGVPPYFLKEYQFALRRLGPATVRRAFEALLAADYELKGGAERDERLVLLLALGRVLGPAEGVPARHDP is encoded by the coding sequence ATGGCAGCCTCGTCTCCCTCCTTCGACGATCTGGCCGTGGCCTTCCGGCACGGCAACGTCAAGCCGCTGTACTTCTTCTACGGCGACGAGGGATTCCTGATGGACGAGCTGCAGGCCCTCCTCGTCGAGCACGCCCTCCAGCCCGGCGAGCGCGACTTCAACTTCGACCTCTTCCACGGCCCCGACGCCGACGCGCGGCAGGTGCTGGCCGCGTGCATGGGCTACCCCGTGATGGCACAGCGTCGCGTCGTCGTCGTCCGCTCGTTCGAGAAGCTGGCCGAGAACCGCGCGTTCAAGGAGTACGCCGAGCGGCCGAACCCCACGGCCGTCGTGCTCCTCCTCTGCGGGAGCAAGCCGAACCTCTCCGCACACCCGTACCGCGCGCTCCGCGAGCACGCCGTCGCCGTCGAGTTCAAGCCGCTCTACGACCGGCAGATGCCGGGGTGGATCGACGCACGTGCGCGGTCGATGGGGATGACGATGGCGCCCGGCGCCGCGCAGATGCTCGCGCAGGAAGTGGGGACCGACCTCCGCACCGCCGCCGCCGAGCTCGACAAGCTGACCGCGTTCGTCGGCGCGCGCACGAACGTGACCGAGGAAGACGTTCTGACGGCCGGGGGCCACCTCCGCGAGTTCAACGTGTTCGAGCTGCAGAAAGCCGTCGGCGAGGGCGACCGGCAGCGTGCGACGGCGATCGTCGAGCGCCTGCTGCAGCAGGCGGCGAGCCGGCGAGGCGAGGCGCTGATGGTCGTCACGATGCTGTCGCGGTACTTTGTAAAGCTGCGCAAGTTGCAGGCGGGCCTCGCGCGCCGCGTCCCCCAGCAAGAGCTCGCGCGGCATATCGGTGTCCCTCCGTATTTTCTGAAAGAATACCAGTTTGCGCTCCGCCGCCTCGGCCCGGCCACGGTGCGGCGCGCATTCGAAGCGCTCCTCGCCGCCGACTACGAGCTGAAAGGGGGGGCCGAGCGCGATGAGCGCCTCGTGCTCCTCCTCGCCCTCGGGCGGGTCCTCGGGCCGGCGGAGGGCGTCCCTGCCAGGCACGATCCTTGA
- the amrB gene encoding AmmeMemoRadiSam system protein B yields the protein MSIADRAVYATQPAPLAAEIDQLLRDAEPASVEGDLLALIVPDSNLQSGGEVSAAAYKLLEGRSYETVLIVAPSHDGAFERLAICSVNRYRSPFGDIEINDAVRNELCDEDDDIYIDDQGHYHTEGVDVQLPFLQRVLGPDFKVVPIVMGSEAPALCRELGHAIGEVMYGHRMLVVASADLLSVEGDAAQEFETALESFDTSRLMHLLGSEQVRVEGMGAIIAAVLAAQYRKANRAKVLRMELPEGDRIGAMACALWRE from the coding sequence ATGTCCATCGCCGATCGCGCCGTCTACGCCACGCAGCCCGCCCCGCTCGCTGCCGAGATCGACCAACTACTCCGCGACGCCGAGCCCGCGTCCGTCGAGGGCGACCTCCTCGCGCTCATCGTCCCCGACTCCAACCTCCAGAGTGGAGGGGAGGTCTCGGCGGCCGCGTACAAGCTGCTCGAAGGGCGGAGCTACGAGACGGTCCTCATCGTCGCGCCGAGCCACGACGGGGCCTTCGAGCGCCTCGCCATCTGCAGCGTCAACCGCTACCGCTCGCCCTTCGGGGACATCGAGATCAACGACGCCGTCCGCAACGAGCTCTGCGACGAGGACGACGACATCTACATCGACGACCAGGGCCACTACCACACCGAGGGCGTCGACGTGCAGCTCCCGTTCCTCCAGCGCGTGCTCGGCCCAGACTTCAAGGTGGTGCCGATCGTGATGGGGAGCGAGGCGCCGGCGTTGTGCCGCGAACTCGGCCACGCCATCGGCGAGGTGATGTACGGGCACCGGATGCTCGTCGTCGCCTCGGCGGACCTCCTCAGCGTCGAGGGCGATGCTGCGCAGGAGTTCGAGACCGCGCTAGAGTCGTTCGATACGAGCCGGCTGATGCACCTCCTCGGAAGCGAGCAGGTCCGCGTCGAGGGCATGGGGGCGATCATCGCCGCCGTGCTCGCGGCCCAGTACCGCAAGGCCAACCGGGCGAAGGTGCTCCGCATGGAGCTGCCCGAGGGGGACCGGATCGGCGCGATGGCGTGCGCCCTCTGGCGCGAGTGA
- the der gene encoding ribosome biogenesis GTPase Der — MPLVAIVGRPNVGKSTLFNRLTEQRQAIVHDEPGVTRDRIYGDAEWNGRTFDLVDTGGFVARSADRFEAAIREQVQIALDEADAIIFVGDVTTGITDLDAEMATVLRRTDKPVFVVANKADSATRRLDAAEFYALGLGEVYPISSVNGSGTGDFLDVLVDALPPESDEDDLDAPRIAFIGRPNVGKSSLTNALLGQERSIVTEISGTTRDSVDVLVEYEGQPVVLVDTAGLRKKSKVQENVEFYSTLRTERAIQSCDVAVVLLDATLGLEAQDARIIRQAESMKKGLVLVVNKWDLVEKETNTARDFERAVHEKLGTLSYIPVLFISALTGQRKERVLEKALTVAAERSRQVSTSKLNEVIQKALKAHHPPAVGGNQIRIKYATQVRIEPPVFAFYCNHPTGVKEPYRRYLENQIRDAFGFEGVPLTLAFKQK, encoded by the coding sequence ATGCCCCTCGTCGCCATCGTCGGCCGGCCCAATGTCGGCAAGAGCACTCTCTTTAACCGGCTTACGGAGCAGCGGCAGGCCATCGTCCACGACGAGCCCGGCGTCACGCGCGACCGGATCTACGGCGACGCCGAGTGGAACGGCCGGACCTTCGACCTCGTCGACACCGGCGGCTTCGTTGCCCGCTCGGCCGACCGGTTCGAGGCGGCCATCCGCGAGCAGGTCCAGATCGCGCTCGACGAGGCCGACGCCATCATCTTCGTCGGCGACGTGACGACGGGCATCACGGACCTCGACGCGGAGATGGCGACGGTCCTGCGGCGGACGGATAAACCCGTGTTCGTCGTGGCCAACAAGGCCGACAGCGCGACGCGCCGGCTCGACGCAGCGGAGTTCTACGCCCTCGGGCTCGGCGAGGTCTACCCCATCAGTTCGGTCAACGGCAGCGGCACGGGCGACTTCCTCGACGTGCTCGTCGACGCCCTCCCGCCGGAGTCGGACGAGGACGACCTCGACGCCCCGCGCATCGCGTTCATCGGCCGCCCGAACGTCGGCAAGTCGTCGCTGACGAACGCCCTCCTCGGCCAGGAGCGCTCGATTGTCACCGAGATCAGCGGGACGACACGGGACTCCGTCGACGTGCTCGTGGAGTACGAGGGGCAGCCGGTCGTGCTCGTGGACACGGCTGGGCTCCGCAAGAAATCGAAGGTGCAGGAGAACGTCGAGTTCTACTCCACGCTCCGCACCGAGCGCGCGATTCAGTCGTGCGACGTGGCCGTGGTGCTGCTCGACGCGACGCTCGGGCTGGAGGCGCAGGACGCCCGCATCATCCGGCAGGCCGAGTCGATGAAGAAGGGGCTCGTCCTCGTCGTCAACAAGTGGGACCTCGTCGAGAAGGAGACGAACACGGCGCGCGATTTCGAGCGGGCCGTCCACGAGAAGCTGGGCACGCTGAGCTACATCCCCGTCCTGTTCATCTCCGCGCTGACGGGGCAGCGGAAGGAGCGCGTGCTGGAAAAGGCCCTCACCGTCGCCGCCGAGCGGTCGCGTCAGGTCTCGACGAGCAAGCTCAACGAGGTCATCCAGAAGGCCCTCAAGGCGCACCACCCGCCGGCCGTGGGCGGCAACCAGATCCGGATCAAGTACGCCACGCAGGTCCGCATCGAGCCGCCGGTGTTCGCGTTTTACTGCAACCACCCGACCGGCGTGAAGGAACCGTACCGGCGCTACCTCGAGAACCAGATCCGCGACGCGTTCGGGTTCGAGGGCGTCCCGCTCACGCTCGCGTTCAAGCAAAAATGA
- a CDS encoding DinB family protein, producing MNVPADRRTALLDQLGYLVAEVEVLAPLLARLPADYLAASLPGERSVLATLAHLAALDREVYTDRLRRIVSEDEPAFDAADPDGVVRGDLAAALADVRIAREALLDAFERVPAAEWSRAATFPDGERRDVAGFALAIAHHDAAELRRLAYRMHESHITERAVDLPK from the coding sequence GTGAACGTCCCCGCCGACCGCCGCACCGCCCTCCTCGACCAACTCGGCTACCTCGTCGCCGAGGTCGAGGTGCTCGCGCCGCTCCTCGCCCGCCTCCCCGCCGATTACCTCGCGGCGAGTCTGCCCGGGGAGCGCTCCGTGCTGGCAACGCTCGCCCACCTCGCCGCGCTCGACCGCGAGGTCTACACGGATCGCCTGCGCCGCATCGTGTCCGAAGACGAGCCCGCCTTCGACGCAGCGGACCCCGACGGCGTGGTGCGTGGCGACTTAGCCGCCGCCCTCGCCGACGTCCGCATCGCGCGGGAAGCTCTCCTTGACGCTTTCGAGCGCGTCCCGGCGGCCGAATGGAGTCGTGCCGCGACGTTCCCCGACGGCGAACGCCGCGACGTGGCCGGCTTTGCCCTCGCGATCGCTCACCACGACGCGGCGGAGCTGCGGCGGCTCGCGTACCGGATGCACGAGAGCCACATCACCGAACGCGCCGTCGACCTCCCGAAGTGA
- a CDS encoding YDG/SRA domain-containing protein, with product MDNEILSYFEMCQRERTSLQQGMNFGIGGDHSVILTSVQHNAPYDDRFEDDGSTLIYEGHDVRRGEGVEPKSVDQTAVYPTGALTQNGKFHVAASDYKAGVREPERVRVYEKLRTGIWSYNGLFHLIDSWQERSGQRTVFKFKLVAVVEESTAPMAKLPERRRLIPSEVKREVWKRDGGRCVLCGAEDDLHFDHVIPYSKGGASATTENVQILCARHNLAKGAEIQ from the coding sequence GTGGACAACGAGATCCTGTCGTATTTCGAGATGTGCCAGCGGGAGCGGACGAGTCTCCAGCAAGGCATGAACTTCGGGATCGGTGGCGATCACTCTGTCATCCTGACGTCGGTTCAGCACAACGCGCCGTACGACGACCGATTTGAGGACGACGGCTCGACCCTGATCTACGAAGGCCACGACGTGCGGAGAGGTGAAGGAGTCGAGCCGAAGTCTGTGGATCAGACGGCGGTATACCCTACGGGAGCCCTCACACAAAACGGGAAGTTTCACGTCGCGGCGTCAGATTACAAGGCAGGAGTCCGTGAGCCTGAGCGCGTTCGAGTGTACGAGAAGCTGCGCACCGGCATCTGGTCGTACAACGGCCTCTTTCACCTCATCGACTCTTGGCAGGAGCGCTCCGGTCAGCGGACCGTGTTCAAGTTCAAACTGGTCGCCGTCGTGGAGGAGTCCACGGCTCCGATGGCGAAGCTGCCCGAGCGTCGACGGCTCATTCCATCTGAGGTGAAGCGCGAGGTGTGGAAACGCGACGGGGGCCGCTGTGTACTCTGCGGGGCAGAGGATGACCTGCACTTCGACCACGTCATCCCGTACTCCAAAGGCGGAGCGTCCGCTACGACGGAGAATGTTCAGATCTTGTGCGCGCGTCACAATCTGGCAAAGGGTGCTGAGATTCAGTGA
- a CDS encoding NADH-quinone oxidoreductase subunit I: MAGTPVNNATPNERKLNFWEKLYLPEIFKGLGYSFSKMSAPRYTFEYPEEQWYPPDSYRGRPVLVEEGGRPRCVSCGLCARVCPPLAISMQSHEVFDDIKEREPEWFEINMLRCIYCGYCEEVCPEEAIIMSKEYDLTFQHRDEAIFGLDRLLIPKEFLTDRLAYLQRQKNPQFGQHWDFKHENNIHTVRNRLDFAVAEARIEAKEIDPAEQPPALADAPQS, translated from the coding sequence ATGGCCGGCACCCCCGTCAACAACGCGACCCCGAACGAACGCAAGCTGAATTTCTGGGAGAAGCTCTACCTCCCGGAGATCTTCAAAGGGCTCGGCTACTCGTTCTCGAAGATGAGCGCGCCGCGCTACACGTTCGAGTACCCGGAGGAGCAGTGGTACCCGCCGGACTCGTACCGCGGCCGGCCCGTGCTCGTGGAGGAGGGGGGGCGCCCGCGCTGCGTCTCGTGCGGGCTGTGCGCCCGCGTCTGCCCGCCGCTCGCGATCTCGATGCAGTCGCACGAGGTGTTCGACGACATCAAGGAGCGCGAGCCCGAGTGGTTCGAGATCAACATGCTCCGCTGCATCTACTGCGGCTACTGCGAGGAGGTCTGCCCCGAGGAGGCCATCATCATGTCGAAGGAGTACGACCTCACGTTCCAGCACCGCGACGAGGCCATCTTCGGGCTCGACCGGCTGCTCATCCCGAAGGAGTTCCTGACGGACCGGCTCGCGTACCTCCAGCGCCAGAAGAACCCGCAGTTCGGACAACACTGGGACTTCAAGCACGAGAACAACATCCACACCGTCCGCAATCGGCTCGACTTCGCCGTGGCCGAGGCCCGCATTGAGGCGAAGGAGATCGACCCCGCCGAGCAGCCGCCCGCGCTCGCCGACGCCCCGCAGTCGTGA